Below is a window of Robbsia betulipollinis DNA.
TAACAAGTTGCGAAAGCTCGAGTTCCTGATCGGGGAAGCAATCGCAAGCGGCGCGGACACGATAATCACTGTCGGGGCAAGACAGTCGAACCACGCCCGCCTGACGGCCGCAGCAGCCGCACGTGTTGGTCTCAATTGCGAACTTGTTCTGACTAGAGCGGTGCCGCGTTTCGACACCGACTATATCGACAACGGCAATATCCTGCTTGATAGCCTGTTTGATGCGCGCGTGCATGATTTGCCGGGTTCGGCAAACGCATTGCAATTCGCCGAAGAACGCGCGAAAGAGCTGCGAGCGCAAGGTCGAAACGTGTATGTATGCCCGCTCGGTGGCTCAAGTCCCGTCGGTTGTTTGGGGTATGCGGATTGCGCGGCTGAAATCATGGCCCAATCGAACGCAGTTGGTTTGGTGTTCAATCGCATCGTCGTTCCCAACGGAAGCGGAGGAATGCACGCTGGGCTCGTCGCTGGGTTTGTCGCAATGAACTTGAATCCGTCGCTTATCACCGCGTTCACTGTATATGGGCGGGCCGAACAGGCTCATTCCGCCACACTCGATAAGGCAAATCAAACCGCTCGACTCATAGGTACAGATCTGCTCGTTGATAGCACTGCGATCTCGATTGACGAAGCGCAACTCGGACCCGGCTACGGAATCCCAACAGACAGCATGCGCGCCGCTGTTCGCCTGCTGGCCTCGACGGAAGGCTTGTTGCTTGATCCCGTATATGGCGGAAAGGCCTTCGCGGGTCTCGTGCAAAGCGCAACCTCCGGAAACTACGTTGCCGGTCAAAATATTCTATTCGTGATGACCGGTGGGCTTCCGGGGCTTTTTGCTTATCGAAGCGAGTTTTAACTTCGCGTGTTGCATCGGCAATTTGAGTGGCTGCTTCGAATCGACCTGAGGGTCTCTTCCGGGTCGATAGCCGATCGTCATGCCAGAGTTTCCCGCTTGCACTTGCCAACGCCCACTCTGCTGCCCGTTGCAGACATCGGCAAAGTCGGTGCCGAACGGCTGTTCCGGCCGAGAAACGGTCTTCTATGTCAGAGTGGGATATTCATCGAGCAGGCAGTATGCCGAATGACACTTATGATAACTCTCGTTATCAAAGTCGATGGCTTGTCGACAATCCGCTCTGCGTGTGGTGGTACCACCTTCATCTCTCATTCACTCACAGAGCGGCTGCATCCGATCGGGTCGATTGACAAACTGTAATCATTCGATTACAGTTTGCTCATGATCTACATTGTGAAACAGCTAGATGGGTTCTCCGACTGGCTCAA
It encodes the following:
- a CDS encoding D-cysteine desulfhydrase family protein, giving the protein MTIASISQLDLSKFPRRILLEGPTPIQHLPRLSARLGGINIFVKREDLNGLGGGGNKLRKLEFLIGEAIASGADTIITVGARQSNHARLTAAAAARVGLNCELVLTRAVPRFDTDYIDNGNILLDSLFDARVHDLPGSANALQFAEERAKELRAQGRNVYVCPLGGSSPVGCLGYADCAAEIMAQSNAVGLVFNRIVVPNGSGGMHAGLVAGFVAMNLNPSLITAFTVYGRAEQAHSATLDKANQTARLIGTDLLVDSTAISIDEAQLGPGYGIPTDSMRAAVRLLASTEGLLLDPVYGGKAFAGLVQSATSGNYVAGQNILFVMTGGLPGLFAYRSEF